In Anaerolineales bacterium, the following proteins share a genomic window:
- a CDS encoding NmrA family NAD(P)-binding protein encodes MILVTGAGGKTGKAIIKTLSGVESVCAFVRREENVSILQSLGVENVVVGDLLDKSALRSALKGIRAIYHICPNMSPDEETIGRLIIDEAKKAGVEHFVYHSVLHPQIEAMNHHWQKMRVEEALFESGIPFTILQPAPYMQNLLVGWKSIVEEGVLRMPYSVEAKFSFVDLDDVAEAAKIVLTESTYVGAVYELAGTSPVSHAEVTKQFEGRLNRPVRAEKIEIQEWRSRAGNLSEYARENLIRIFEYYDKWGLAGNSNVLTWLLKREPSSFENFIARAVKENNAKH; translated from the coding sequence ATGATACTCGTAACAGGCGCAGGCGGTAAAACGGGCAAAGCGATCATCAAGACGCTTTCGGGAGTTGAGTCTGTCTGCGCGTTTGTTCGGCGGGAAGAAAACGTTTCAATCTTGCAGTCGCTTGGCGTTGAGAATGTCGTTGTCGGTGACCTGCTCGATAAATCGGCGCTTCGCTCGGCACTGAAAGGCATACGGGCGATCTATCACATTTGCCCGAATATGAGTCCCGATGAAGAGACAATTGGCAGATTGATAATAGATGAAGCAAAGAAGGCTGGCGTTGAGCATTTCGTCTATCATTCGGTTCTGCATCCGCAAATTGAAGCGATGAACCATCACTGGCAGAAAATGCGCGTGGAGGAGGCGCTGTTCGAGTCGGGGATTCCTTTCACCATCCTGCAGCCTGCGCCGTATATGCAAAATCTGCTGGTGGGCTGGAAGAGTATTGTTGAAGAGGGCGTGTTGCGCATGCCGTATTCGGTCGAAGCGAAATTCAGTTTCGTTGACCTGGACGATGTGGCGGAGGCGGCGAAAATCGTGTTGACCGAATCGACTTACGTCGGCGCGGTGTATGAGTTGGCGGGAACTTCACCTGTGTCGCATGCTGAGGTGACGAAGCAGTTTGAAGGGAGGTTGAATCGTCCTGTCCGCGCGGAGAAAATTGAGATTCAAGAGTGGAGATCACGTGCGGGTAATCTGAGCGAGTACGCGCGTGAGAATCTGATCAGAATATTTGAGTATTACGACAAATGGGGTTTGGCTGGGAATTCAAATGTGTTGACGTGGCTTTTGAAGAGAGAGCCGAGTTCTTTTGAAAATTTTATTGCGAGGGCGGTGAAGGAAAACAATGCAAAGCATTAA
- a CDS encoding glycosyltransferase family 4 protein produces the protein MKIALINQAFVSPDEPGHTRHFEMAKFLQSHGHELVIVASDLNYQTGQRTVTRKGLFAEQIIDDVKIYRSYIFPALHRSYFWRVISFFSFMFSSVWTALRVDNVDLVMGTSPPIFQAVSAWFVSLIRRKPFLLEVRDLWPEFGVSMGVLKNSVVITLARWLEKFLYAQATHILVNSPAYKDYMIGKGVPEKKITFIPYGTDVDMFNPQVDGSSIRRELGLEDKFVVLYAGALGQANDIDTILRAAERISHRERREKENFSENSVGSVAKQRVCFVLFGDGKERTRLQTEAERMKLTNVIFAGVRAKKEMPRVVASADVCLAILQDVPMFRTTYPNKVFDYMAAGRATVLVIDGITRTLIDESGGGVFVQPGNDESLANTILELSNDSARVKQMGQSAREYLVKHLDRRDKLNETLGLLEALVKRN, from the coding sequence ATGAAAATAGCGCTGATCAACCAAGCCTTTGTTTCGCCCGATGAGCCGGGACATACGCGTCATTTCGAGATGGCGAAATTTTTGCAATCGCATGGACACGAACTCGTCATCGTTGCGAGCGATTTGAATTATCAAACGGGTCAGCGCACGGTAACGCGCAAAGGACTCTTTGCCGAGCAGATCATTGACGACGTGAAAATTTATCGTTCGTATATTTTCCCTGCGTTGCATCGCAGTTATTTTTGGCGAGTGATTTCTTTTTTTAGTTTCATGTTCAGTTCGGTGTGGACCGCGCTGCGAGTTGACAATGTGGATTTGGTGATGGGCACGTCGCCGCCGATCTTTCAAGCGGTCTCGGCGTGGTTTGTTTCACTCATCCGCCGCAAACCGTTCCTGCTCGAAGTGCGCGACTTGTGGCCCGAGTTCGGTGTGAGCATGGGTGTGTTGAAGAATTCTGTGGTCATTACGTTGGCTCGCTGGCTGGAGAAATTTTTGTATGCCCAAGCGACGCATATTCTGGTGAATTCGCCCGCCTACAAAGATTACATGATCGGCAAAGGCGTGCCCGAGAAGAAAATTACCTTCATCCCCTACGGCACAGACGTGGATATGTTCAATCCGCAGGTGGATGGCTCGTCCATTCGGAGGGAGTTAGGGTTGGAGGATAAGTTCGTTGTCTTGTACGCAGGCGCGCTAGGTCAGGCAAACGACATTGACACGATTCTCCGCGCGGCGGAGAGAATTAGCCACAGAGAACGCAGAGAAAAAGAGAATTTCTCAGAGAACTCGGTGGGCTCTGTGGCTAAGCAAAGAGTTTGTTTTGTGTTGTTTGGCGACGGCAAAGAACGGACTCGCTTGCAAACCGAAGCGGAGCGGATGAAATTGACGAACGTCATCTTCGCAGGTGTGCGCGCAAAAAAAGAAATGCCGCGCGTCGTCGCCTCGGCAGATGTTTGTCTCGCCATCTTGCAAGATGTCCCGATGTTCCGCACGACCTATCCGAACAAAGTTTTCGATTACATGGCGGCGGGACGCGCCACTGTGCTGGTCATTGACGGCATCACGCGCACGTTGATCGATGAATCGGGTGGGGGAGTATTTGTCCAGCCTGGGAATGATGAGTCGCTGGCAAACACAATTTTAGAATTGTCAAACGATTCAGCACGCGTCAAGCAAATG
- a CDS encoding DUF2877 domain-containing protein: MQSINVLSHTENVTHWLANSNQPKILHVFDEVCNLINENKEILSIVHAGIGNGPFNLVVEDTVIFTRSLDAESKVSIQEKGILLGDIEISFSRSQLWNPIPDWSELRNKKDEIANRLSLLPIEIEDESILQFSNSLIGALITADAQTAKAAASKLAGLGIGLTPAGDDVLMGAMHAAWIIHPQGVARKITEEIVRVAVPLTTSLSGAWLKSAARGEAGELWHDFFDALLEDKNIYVPMSRILSVGETSGSDALRGFFGVFYSVRTMF; the protein is encoded by the coding sequence ATGCAAAGCATTAATGTTCTTTCTCACACTGAAAACGTGACGCATTGGCTGGCAAATTCCAATCAGCCCAAAATATTGCATGTGTTCGATGAGGTGTGTAATTTGATCAATGAGAATAAAGAGATTCTTTCCATCGTCCATGCAGGGATTGGCAACGGTCCCTTCAATCTGGTCGTTGAAGATACGGTTATATTTACACGGAGCCTTGATGCAGAATCAAAAGTTTCCATTCAAGAAAAGGGAATATTGCTTGGAGATATAGAAATTTCATTTTCCCGCTCACAACTGTGGAATCCCATCCCAGATTGGAGCGAGTTGAGAAACAAGAAGGACGAAATCGCAAATCGGTTGTCGTTGCTGCCAATCGAGATTGAGGATGAGTCTATTCTCCAATTCTCTAATTCTCTAATCGGCGCGCTTATCACAGCGGATGCGCAAACCGCAAAAGCCGCCGCATCGAAACTTGCTGGGCTTGGAATCGGTCTCACCCCCGCTGGCGATGATGTTCTGATGGGAGCCATGCACGCGGCGTGGATCATTCATCCGCAAGGCGTGGCGAGAAAAATTACCGAAGAAATTGTACGTGTTGCTGTGCCCTTGACCACGTCGCTTTCGGGAGCATGGCTAAAGTCGGCGGCGAGAGGCGAAGCGGGGGAACTCTGGCATGACTTCTTTGACGCGCTACTTGAAGATAAAAACATCTACGTGCCGATGAGCAGAATACTGTCCGTTGGCGAAACATCAGGGTCAGACGCGCTGAGGGGATTTTTCGGTGTGTTCTATTCCGTAAGAACAATGTTTTGA